GTATTCGCGTCAATGCACTGCTGCCGGGCGGTACCGATACGACCATGGCTGAAGCCTGGATCGACACGCCGGAAAAGCGTGCCTTAGTCGAAGGGATGCATGCGCTCAAGCGGCTGG
Above is a genomic segment from Pelorhabdus rhamnosifermentans containing:
- a CDS encoding SDR family oxidoreductase, yielding IRVNALLPGGTDTTMAEAWIDTPEKRALVEGMHALKRLARPAEIARSVLYLASDASSFTTGTAMLVDGGVSINRT